In the Topomyia yanbarensis strain Yona2022 chromosome 3, ASM3024719v1, whole genome shotgun sequence genome, one interval contains:
- the LOC131694228 gene encoding cuticle protein 19-like, with the protein MLKIVALVACLAVVVSAEYYLAEHAEHKEYYAHPKYKYQYGVHDPHTGDHKSQWEQRDGDIVVGSYTVDEADGTHRVVTYNSDDHNGFQAHVQRVGHAHHPHGESYANIDQHH; encoded by the exons ATGTTGAAG ATCGTCGCATTAGTAGCCTGTCTGGCCGTTGTCGTTTCGGCCGAATACTATTTGGCAGAACATGCTGAACACAAGGAATATTACGCCCATCCCAAGTACAAGTACCAATATGGTGTGCACGATCCTCACACTGGGGACCACAAGAGTCAGTGGGAACAGCGCGACGGAGATATAGTCGTCGGATCGTACACCGTAGATGAAGCCGATGGAACGCACCGTGTTGTGACATACAATTCGGACGATCACAACGGATTCCAGGCTCACGTTCAGCGAGTAGGACATGCCCATCACCCGCACGGAGAAAGTTACGCCAACATCGACCAGCATCACTAG